A window of Chlorobium phaeobacteroides DSM 266 genomic DNA:
TGCAGTGACTGTCGGTTTCATGCGGGTCATGGTTGCCATGACCCGCCCTTCAGCATTCTGCTCTCTTTTGCGATTTGTGCCGAATCAAGGGCGCAGGTTGAATTTTTAAAATACCAGAGGCATCATGACTTCAACGTTATTATCAATGCGCATTTCTATCAGGCCATGAGTTCTGCAGCCAAAAAGCTATTGCTCAAAACTGCTGGAACGGCAGGTGCGTCGATTTTATTTTTTATCATTCCAGGGATTCTTTACGCGTTTCCTGCGGATCAGACAGGCCAAATGGCCTGGTGGGTATGGGTGATCCTTCTCTTTGCCTTTTCCTTCATTCTCGGGATTTTTTCGGTACTTGCGGGGGTTGGCGGCGGCGTTCTTTTTGTTCCCATTGTCAGCGGATTTTTCCCTTTTCATCTTGATTTTATTCGCGGCGCGGGGTTGGTCGTTGCGCTGACCGGAGCGCTTTCGGCCGGGGCTCCGCTTATGAGAAAGGGACTGGCGGATCTGAAGCTTGGTCTTCCGATGGCGCTTGTCGGATCAATCAGCTCCATTGCCGGAGCTCTTGCAGGTCTTGCCATGCCTGTCGCTATGGTGCAGTTGTTGCTCGGGCTCTCCATCATGTTTATTGCAGGCATTATGATCAAATCAGGAAAGTCTGGATATCCTGAGGTCAAAGAGCCCGATACCCTGTCGAAAATACTGCATATTTCGGGAATCTATCATGATGAAGCCATGAGCAAAGATATTGCGTGGCAGATTCACCGCACTCCGATCGGCCTGTTTCTTTTTATGATTATCGGTTTTATTGGGGGTATGTTCGGGATGGGGGCCGGATGGGCGAATGTTCCGGTTTTCAATCTCCTCATGGGCGTCCCTTTGAAAGTAGCGGTTGCCACCAGCGGACTCGTACTGTCTATCAACGGCGCTGCCGCCGCATGGATTTATATCTTTAAAGGAGCGCTGCTGCCGCTTATAGCGGTTCCTGCCGTTGCCGGCATTATGCTTGGCTCGAAAATCGGAGCCGGACTGCTGACGAAAGTCAATACCCGCTCGGTACGGTTGATTGTCATTTCAATGCTTTTGCTTGCAGGTTTACGCTCACTGTTAAAGGGGTTTGGAATATGAAAGACACGAACAGGGAAAAACCTGACGAAGGAGATGTTCAGTTTGTCTATGCAAAGGTGCTTGATTTTGTTTCACACGCAGGCATGGTCTTTATTGCAGCGGGGTATTTGATCTATGTGATGCAACTGCTTCCTCTTTCCGTATCGATTCGGGCTGTAGCGGATAACTGGCATCTCAGCGCTTCAGATATGCAGCAAAAGCTTCATGTTCCAAGCGGCTGGTCATTTATGGGAAGTATGGCGGATGCGTTGCATGGGGATGTCGTGAGCTATATGTCTATTCTTTTTCTCTGCATGGCGACGATTCTCTGTCTTGTGTTTGCGGTAAAAGTCTTTTTCCGTGAAAAAAACTACATCTATACAGCGATTACTTTTCTGCAGGCGCTGGTGCTTCTCGTTGCGGCAAGCGGCGTGATTTCTCGCTGAGCGGGCTGAGGGAGGTGCGATCTTCGTAAGGATTGTTTCAGGAGCCGGTTGCAAAAATTCCGGTTATAAAAAATGTTTCCGGCCAAAGAAAAAATACGCCTGATTTTTTTGGTTGTTTCAAATCGATTCCTTACTATTCATATAACTATTCAGTTATATAGTTAATTATCCGGCGAGCGAGTCGGTGTTTGGAATTCAGGCATGAAATCATGGAGGATGGCAAGACGGGTTACGATTTCCGGATTGTCTCTTATTTCGATGAGTTGTTCTGATGTAATGGCCTGGCTCTGCTCAAACAGATCGCGCGCACGGAATATTTAATCATTATTTTTTTATTCAGTAAAGCGTAACCGTGGAGAACACAACGATGGCTGAAACCAAAAAACTTGCAATTATTGCATCGCAGGGCACGCTCGATTGGGCATACCCTCCGTTTATTCTCGCTTCTACGGCAGCGGCCATGGACATGGAGGCGGTAATCTTTTTTACCTTTTACGGCCTTCCGTTGCTTAAAAAGGAGATCGACGCCAAGGTGGCGCCCCATACCAACCCTGCTATGCCGATGAAAATGCCGTTCGGAAGCAAGGAGTTTCAGTCTTATAACTGGCCGATACCCAATTTCATCTCCGGTAATGTGCCTGGTTTCGACAGCATGGCGACTTCGCTGATGAAGGAGACCTTCAAAAAGAAAGGCGTTGCCACCATTGAACAGCTCCGCGGCATGTGTCAGGAGTTTGGCGTTCGCTTTATAGCATGCCAGATGACGATGGAGGTGTTTGGTTTTGAAAAGGAAGAGTTCATCGAGGGGGTTGAGTATGGCGGAGCGGCTACATTTCTCGAATATGCGGCTGATGCCAATATTTCTCTGTTTATCTGATATGGTTATGCGCCAGATGAACCAAGGCTTGATGGCGCATTCTCAAGGAGACAGATTAACCGGTAAGAGAGGGTTTTAAAGGTATGAGGCGTTTTATAGAACTGATTCGAAACTGTTTGACGGATGTCAGGGAAATTATGCCCTGGGAGCTCGTTGATCGGATGCGGCTGAATCCGGAGCTTATGATTCTTGATGTTCGCGAACCTGCCGAGTTCGATGCCATGCATATTTCCGGCTCGCTCTGCGTTCCAAGGGGTATTCTTGAGTCTGCCTGCGAATGGGATCATGATGAGACCGTTCCCGAGCTGGTGAAGGCAAGAGAGCGCGAAATTGTGGTGGTTTGCCGTTCCGGACATCGGAGCGTTCTTGCAGCTCATTCGATGCAGGTGCTCGGTTTTGAGGATGTGGTCTCTCTGCGTACAGGGTTGCGGGGGTGGAATGATTATGAAGAGCCTTTGCGAAACAGTGCCGGGGAGGTTGTAGACTCTGAAGTGGCGGATGCCTTTTTTACCAGCAAGCTTCGCGAAGATCAAAAGCGTCCTGCCGAAAAACATCAGGCATAGCGACGATCGTTCGAGGCGGGTGCGACCGGTCGTTCATCGCTGCATTGAAAACATATACCAGTAAAATGGTATCGCCATGCATTCCGGAGGCTCCGCCTTTAGGGTAGAGCGCAAAGCGATAGAGGTGGCATGCCGTAAAAAAAATAACAAAAATCAGGAGAATTATCATGAGCGACATAGCAAGCAATATGGATTTGAACTGTGAAGGTCTCAACTGTCCTTTGCCGATTCTTAAAACAAAAAAAGCTGTGGATGGTTTGCAGAGCGGCGAGGTTTTGAAAATGACCGCTACCGATCCCGGTTCTATCAACGATATGGCTTCCTGGGCCAAGCGAACTGGAAATGAGCTGGTCTCACATACCGAGCAGGCGGGAGTGCATACCTTTTATATCAGAAAAAAATAAGGTTCCGGGTTTCAGCGACTTTTCATACCCTCTCGCGAGTTCTGATTTTGATATGGCGGCCAGGTTATGACGCAGTGAGTACGGCAGGTCAAGGCCATAGCGTGCATGTTGACGGAGGTATTTTTTTTTCGGCTTTTTGAAAAGAGCGGATTTTTGCGGCTTAGAGGGAGATACATATGGATGCAGTAACGTTGCCGCGGTTGATGATTTCGGCCGCACAGAAAAGTTCCGGCAAAACAACGATCAGTCTTGGTCTGTTATCTCATCTCAAAAGCAGAGGCGTAGCGGTAAGAAGTTTTAAAAAAGGCCCGGACTATATCGATCCTATGTGGCACAAGCTTGCATCCGGCAGCGAGTGCTACAATCTCGATCCGTACCTTATGGGCCAGGAGGGGTGTCTCGACTCGTTTTTTAAAAACAGTCGGAACGGAAACAGTGATTTTTGCCTCATCGAAGGTAATCACGGACTTCATGACGGTCTCTCTCTTGATGGGTCTGACAGCAGCGCAGGTCTTGCTTCAATGCTCAAGACGCCTGTACTTCTGGTGGTTGACAGCAGAAAAACGAACAGGGGGGTAGCCGCGCTGGTTATGGGCATGCAGGCGATGCAGCCGCAGGCGGACATTGCCGGGGTTATTTTAAATCAGGTTCAAAGCGCCCGTCAGGCGGCGAAGCAGAAACTTGCTATTGAGCACTATTGCAAGGTGCCTGTTTTTGGCGCGATCCCTGTTGATGAAGAGCTGGTCATTCCCGAGAGGCACCTGGGACTTACAACGGTGGGAGAAACCGCCGATGCCGCTAAATTTATTACAGGTGCGGCAGAGCGGCTTGAGCGCTATTGCGATATGGCCGCTATCAGGGCGCTGTTTTCCATGGCCTCCCCCATCGGGATGCCGCCGCTTGAAACCCGTGGAATCAACCCTGTCGCTCGGGCAAGAGTCGGCGTGTTCAGAGATGCGGCGTTCTGTTTTTACTACCCTGACAACCTTGCCGCGCTTCAGGAACATGGCGCTGAGCTTATTTTTATCGACTCCATGTCGGAGAGCTCGCTTCCCGATATTGACGGTCTCTATCTGGGGGGCGGATTTCCCGAGTCTTTTTTCGATGCCATAAGCTCACGCCGAGGACTATTAAGGGATGTCCGCGAACGAGTTAAGTCAGGCATGCCGCTGTATGCTGAATGCGGAGGATTGATCTACCTCAGCCGGAGTGCCGAATATGGGGGGAAAAGATATGATCTTGCAGGAGTTCTTCCTCTTGATATAGGCTTTCAGCAACGTCCCGCAGGGCATGGGTATCTTGATTTAAGGAGTTCCGCCGAAAGCGCATGGTTTAAAACGGGCGAACGGATCAGGGCGCATGAGTTTCATTATTCGCGTCCGCTTCTGTCGAGCGGAGCCTGTTCCTATCAGTTTGAGGTGCTAAGGGGATATGGCGTAACCGGGGAGCGTGACGGGGCAGTTGATAACCATGTTTTTGCGTCCTTTGCTCATGTGCATGCGCTGAGTACTCCGGGCTGGGCGCCAAAATTCGTCTCTCTTGCATCGATATACAAAGATCGCTGTTTATCAGGCTGGGCAGTTCCTCCGCAGCGTCAGGATTGAACAAAAAAATACGGAGAGAATTTGAAAAATAGCGCATGAATTTGTAACTATATAACCTTACGCATTTGTCGTTGTGTAGTTGAGTTGTCGGTATCTGTTTTTTGAATAAACGAACAAGGCTCTCTTCCTCGCATACGTAACTGTTTCCGGGCCGAAACCCCCGAGAGTTATTGAGAACGGGGCTCTGAAATACCTGAAGAAGGCTTCATGACGACTGAGCGACTTTTATTTATTCAGGAGCACTTCGGAGTGTGTCAGAACAACAATGGCGAGTCTTGCGCGCAACGATCGTCGATAGTCAGTAGTTGAGGAGTTCCGTTATCTCGCAGCCAGGTATTCGTTTGACTCATGCTTAGGGCAAAGCCTCTGAAAAAAAAGAAAAATCTTTCCGGTGTATTTGGAAAATAAAAAATTTGTTGTTAACTACTCCTTAATATAACTATATGGTTATATAGTTCATGATTTAAGTCGAGAGGTGCTGTTTACTGTTATTGAGCGACAGGCTGTCGTAGGCTTCGTCTGTAATAGCTCAGGTTTTATCCATTCAGATTAAAAAAATAAAGGAGTTCGACATGGCAATTGTAGTTAATGGGGTCAGTTGCGAGACAGATGAGAACGGTTATCTCGTCAATCTCGAAGATTGGACAGAGGATGTTGCGAAGGTGCTGGCTGAAGGCGAAGAGATCGAGATGACTGAAGCTCACTGGGATCTCGTTAAATTTCTCAGGGGTTATTACGACGAGTACCAGATCGCTCCTGCCGTCAAGGTTCTAACAAAGGCTATTGCTGCCGAAAAGGATATGGACAAGAAGAACGCGTCAGAGTTCCTTTACGGACTTTTCCCGAAGGGCCCGGGTCTTCAGGCCTGTAAAATTGCCGGACTGCCTAAACCGACCGGTTGCGTTTAAGAAAACGGAAAGCTGTTTGCTGACCCCAATTTACCGAGAATTAAAGGAGGTGCTATGGACGGTGCTGAAGGTGCTGCTTCAAAGGAAGTACATCATTGCAATGAATGCGGAGCGCATTCTGGCGAAAAGTTTCTGAATCCGACCCCAATGCTTGACGAGCTGGAAAAAGGCCCCTGGCCGAGTTTTATTTCCGGTTTCAAAGAGCTTGCGGAAAGAACGAAAAAACCCATGCTTCGCGGGGTGATGGATCAGCTCGAATACTCTTATAATACCAAGATGGGGTATTGGAAGGGCGGTCTGGTAACGGTGGACGGTTATGGCGCCGGTATCATTACGCGTTATTCGATGATCAAGGACAAGTTTCCGGAAGCGTCCGAATTTCATACGATGCGAATTCAGCCTGCGCCGGGTTTGCACTATAATACGGCTATGCTGCGAGAGCTTTGCGATATCTGGGAAAAATATGGCAGCGGCTTGATCGCCCTGCATGGTCAGACCGGCGATATCATGCTGCAGGGTATCGAGCAGGACAAGGTTCAGGCATGCTTTGACGAGCTCAATCAGGCGGGCTGGGATCTTGGCGGAGCCGGAGCGGGAATGCGAACCGCTGTTTCCTGTATCGGGCCCGGCAGATGCGAAAATGCATGCTATGATAATCTCAAGTTGCACCTTCACGCGCTCAAGCATTTTGTTGGCGTGCTGCATCGTCCGGAGTGGAATTACAAGCTGAAATTCAAGTTTTCGGGATGCCCGAATGACTGCACCAATTCGATCATGCGTTCAGATCTTGCCGTTATCGGTACATGGCGGGATGCGATTCAGGTTGATCGCGATGAAGTGAAGGCATGGATAGAAAAAAAGGGTGTCGATGCGCTGGTTAACCAGGTGATCAATCACTGTCCTACCAAAGCCATTTCGCTGAAAGATGGGGAAATGGTCATAGAGACCAGAGATTGCGTGCGCTGCATGCACTGTCTGAATGCTATGCCCAAGGCTCTCTCTCCGGGCAAGGACAGAGGGATCTCTCTGCTGATGGGCGGCAAGAATACGCTCAAGGTAGGCGTTAATATGGGCTCTCTCATCATTCCCTTTATGAAAATGGAGTCCGAAGAAGATATCGAGGCATTCATCGAGCAGATCGAGGCGATTATTGACTGGTGGGATGACAGCGGCCTTGATCACGAACGTATCGGCGAAACTATCGAACGCGTGGGTCTGAAGCAGTTTATCGAGGGTATCGGTCTTGAGGCTGATATTAATATGGTGTCCAGGCCGCGCGATAACCCGTACTTCAAGGCCAGGTATTAACGTGACCGGTGTTGTTTTTGCGATCGATGAATTTAACTCTTTTTAAGAGGCTCTATTACACCTCAAAAGGAATGAAAATATTATGAGCAGTCCTGAAAAAAAATGGAAAACCGTAGAGTCGGGTCCTCATACCTATGAGGAGGCTCTGCATCCGGTTGTGAGAAAAAATTACGGCAAGTGGAAATATCACGAGATTCCGAAGCCTGGCGTGCTGGTTCATGTCGCCGAAAGCGGAGATTCGCTCTATACTGTACGGGCAGGAACACCTCGTCAGGATACGGTGGACATGATTCGCCGGCTTTGCGACATAGCCGACAAATACTGTGATGGGTACCTCCGTTTTACGGTACGTAACAACGTAGAGTTTCTGACTCCGAAACAGGAAAATGTCGAGCCGATGATCCGGGAGCTTGAGTCGATGGGTCTTCCTGTTGGAGGTACGGGCATGTGCGTCTCCTCGGTGTCGCATACGCAGGGTTGGCTTCATTGCGATATTCCTGCGACGGATGCTTCCGGAGTGGTGAAGTCAATGATGGATACGCTCTATGCGGAGTTCAGGGGCATGCAGATGCCCAACAAGGTGAGGCTTTCGACATCATGCTGCTCGATCAACTGCGGTGGACAGGCCGATATTGCGGTCGTTGTCAAGCATACGCGTCCTCCACGTGTTAATCACGATCATCTTGCGATGATTTGCGAACTTCCCAAAGCCGTTGCCCGCTGCCCTGTTGCCGCGATACGCCCGACGGTGGTAAACGGCAAGCGTTCGCTTATGGTGGATGAGGAGAAGTGTATCTGCTGCGGAGCCTGTTTCGGAGCCTGTCCTGCCATGGAGATCAACCATCCGGAACACTCAAAGTTTGCCATATGGGTAGGCGGCAAAAACAGCAATGCCCGTTCAAAGCCGTCAACCATGAGTATTGTTGCCCATAATCTGCCGAACAATCCGCCTCGCTGGCCGGAAGTTACCGACGCTGTCGGCAAAATTCTTCTTGCCTACAAAGAGGGCGGTCGTCCCTGGGAGCGTATTGGAGAGTGGATAAACAGGATCGGATGGAAACGCTTCTTTGAAGAGACGGGTCTGACCTTTGATGAGGATATGATTGACAGTTACCGTCATGCGAGAACAACATTCAACCAGTCTGCTCATGTTCGCTTTTAGCCCAAGGAGAAATTCATGAAGGTAGAATCCAATCCAATTCTTGATTATGCGCTCAATTATGAGTTTCCTGAGTTCACCGAGCTGCAGGGAACGGAAAAGATTGTCGCATTCGGAGATCATAGTCACAAGTGCCCGGTCTACGTCCGGCAGGTTCCTCCGTGTTCAGCGGAGTGCCCCGCAGGCGAGGATATTCGGGGGTATCAGCGATTTCTCAATGGTGTTGAGAAGTCGGAGGATCCATGGAAATCAGCATGGGAGACGATTGTCGATACCAATCCGTTTCCGGCTGTTATGGGTCGAATTTGTCCGCATCCTTGCCAGGGCGGGTGCAATCGCCAGTATCACGACGAAAGCGTGGCGATCAACGCCGTCGAGCAGGTTGTCGGTAATTACGGGATTGAACATAATCTTCAGCTTCCGGGGCCCGGCGAGGATACCGGGAAGCGGGTGGCTGTTATCGGCGGCGGTCCTGCGGGTCTTTCCGCGGCCTATCAGTTGCGTCGGAAAGGCCATGCCGTAACGATTTTCGATGCCAATGAAAAGCTTGGCGGCATGGTGTTGTATGGCATCATGGGCTATCGCGTTGACCGCGCTGTTCTCGAAGCCGAGATTCAGCGCATCATCAGTCTTGGTGTCGAAACGAAGATGGGCGTCCGTATCGGAACCGATATTACCCTTGACCAACTGGAAAAAGAGTACGATGCTGTTTTTGTCGGGATCGGCGCTCAGGTTGGACGGTCTCTTCCCATTACGGGATCGGCCGATACAAAAGGCGTTACGAATGCCATTGATTTTTTGAAAAATTACGAGGTCGAGGGCGATTCCATAGCCGTCGGAAAAAAAGTGGTTGTTATCGGCGACGGTAACGTGGCCATGGATGTGGCTCGCCTTGCCTTGAGGCTTGGTTCGGAAGCAGTCCTGATTTCCGGTGTACCGAGGGAGGAGATGGCCTGTTTTGCCAATGAGTTTGACGACGCCATACGTGAGGGTTCGGCAATCCACTACATGACCGGAACGGTAGAGGTTCTCAAGGGTGAAGAGGGTGTTCGGGGTCTGCTCTGCTCGAAAATGGTGAAAAAGGAGAAGGGTGAAGAGGGTTGGAACTCGCCGATTCCCTTTTTACGGTATAAAAGCACTGATGAAACGTTTGAGATCCCCTGCGACATGGTTGTAGCCGCTATTGGGCAGACAACCAACATGGAGGGTTTTGAAAGCGTTGCCGGCGATCGCCCATGGCTCAAGGTTGACCGGTATTTTCGTCTGCCCGGCAAGGAGAACGTGTTTGGCGGCGGAGATGCCATTAAAGTCGATCTTATTACGACGGCAGTAGGACATGGACGCAAGGCGGCAATGGCCATTGATGCTTTTGTCAAGGGAGACTCGTTTGCCGAGCAGGGTTATCGCGAGGTTGCGAAGGTTCAAAAACAGGATATTCTCTATTTCTATCACTCTCCCCAGGCAAAAAGAGAGACTATTGAGCTGGAAAATGTTGTGGGAAACCATCAGGAGCTGCTTGAAGCTCTGAGCAGAGAGGAGGCCAAGGCGGAGTCGGAGCGATGCATGAGCTGCGGACTCTGTTTCGACTGCAAGCAGTGCGTTTCTTTCTGTCCCCAGGAGGCGGTCAAGCGGTTCAGGGACAACCCGCCCGGCGAGGTGGTTTATACCGACTATTCGAAATGCGTCGGATGTCATATTTGCTCTCTGGTCTGCCCTTCCGGCTATATACAGATGGGAATGGGAGAGGGTCTTTAACGGTTTGAATGGCAACGTTGAAAAACAGGGAAGGAGAAGATCAATGTCCGAAGATTTAATACGCCGGGTTGAAGAGGCGATAGCATGCTCAAGAAATTGGGCAGAAAAAGGGTGGCCTGTTACGTTCGGTTCCCGAAATGTAGCCGTTTCATCGTTAAAAGAGGCAAAAGCGCTTCCGTCCAGCTTTCTTTATCGCCAGGAGGCCCTGAATTACTGGAATCAGGCTCGGCTCATGGGTAATGACGCTGGTGATGCGGGAGCGAAGGCGCTCGATGCCCTGAAAAGCGGCAATATGCGTGCAGCTCATGATGCGCTCTATTTATCGCAGTATATCGAAAAGCCTCTTGCGGAAAATGCCCGAACATGGCATCCTTTATATGAGGCTTTTACTGCCGAAATATCGAGTTGTTGAGAGGTGCGCCGCCGTTGAATTTTTCATAACATTCTAACGTACTGACCAAAGGTGAAAATAGGAATCCTTCTCAAGGAGGGGCCGTACAACCATCAGGCATCCGATACGGCTTACAAGTTTGCTGAAGCTGCCATCAAAAAGGGACATACCATCGATGCGGTGTTTCTTTATAATGACGGAGTCGGCAATGTTACAAAAATGATGGATCCTCCCCAGGACGACAGAAATATTGCCGCCCGCTGGGATGCGTTGAGCAAGCAGCATGGGGTTGAAATTCTGGCCTGCATTGCAGCCTCAAAACGACGAGGTATCAACGACGACGTGATTATCGAGGGCGGTACCATTACCGGCCTTGGTACTCTTACGGATATTGCCATTCGCAACGACAGACTGATAACTTTTGGAGACTGAACTATGGGAAACATGGATATCGAAGAGAACACGGATATCAAAAAAATCATGCATGTGATGCGCCATGCGCCTCATGGCACCATTTACAGTTATGAGGGGCTGGAAATGATTCTGATCATGGCCGCCTATGAGCAGGATCTCTCTGTTGTCTTTATCGGAGACGGGATCTATGCGCTCAAAAAAAACCAGGACACGCACGCCATAGGGATCAAGGGCTTTTCGAAAACCTTCATGGCTCTTGACGGTTATGACGTTGAAAAGCTCTATGTCGATCGGGTCTCTCTTGAAGAGCGGGGATTGACCGAAGACGATCTGGTTGTGCCTGTTGAGGTTCTGACCTCCGCCGAAATCGGCGGACTGATGAGAGAACAGGA
This region includes:
- a CDS encoding sulfite exporter TauE/SafE family protein, coding for MSSAAKKLLLKTAGTAGASILFFIIPGILYAFPADQTGQMAWWVWVILLFAFSFILGIFSVLAGVGGGVLFVPIVSGFFPFHLDFIRGAGLVVALTGALSAGAPLMRKGLADLKLGLPMALVGSISSIAGALAGLAMPVAMVQLLLGLSIMFIAGIMIKSGKSGYPEVKEPDTLSKILHISGIYHDEAMSKDIAWQIHRTPIGLFLFMIIGFIGGMFGMGAGWANVPVFNLLMGVPLKVAVATSGLVLSINGAAAAWIYIFKGALLPLIAVPAVAGIMLGSKIGAGLLTKVNTRSVRLIVISMLLLAGLRSLLKGFGI
- a CDS encoding DUF1634 domain-containing protein codes for the protein MKDTNREKPDEGDVQFVYAKVLDFVSHAGMVFIAAGYLIYVMQLLPLSVSIRAVADNWHLSASDMQQKLHVPSGWSFMGSMADALHGDVVSYMSILFLCMATILCLVFAVKVFFREKNYIYTAITFLQALVLLVAASGVISR
- the dsrE2 gene encoding sulfur carrier protein DsrE2, producing the protein MAETKKLAIIASQGTLDWAYPPFILASTAAAMDMEAVIFFTFYGLPLLKKEIDAKVAPHTNPAMPMKMPFGSKEFQSYNWPIPNFISGNVPGFDSMATSLMKETFKKKGVATIEQLRGMCQEFGVRFIACQMTMEVFGFEKEEFIEGVEYGGAATFLEYAADANISLFI
- a CDS encoding rhodanese-like domain-containing protein, translating into MRRFIELIRNCLTDVREIMPWELVDRMRLNPELMILDVREPAEFDAMHISGSLCVPRGILESACEWDHDETVPELVKAREREIVVVCRSGHRSVLAAHSMQVLGFEDVVSLRTGLRGWNDYEEPLRNSAGEVVDSEVADAFFTSKLREDQKRPAEKHQA
- a CDS encoding sulfurtransferase TusA family protein — its product is MSDIASNMDLNCEGLNCPLPILKTKKAVDGLQSGEVLKMTATDPGSINDMASWAKRTGNELVSHTEQAGVHTFYIRKK
- a CDS encoding cobyrinate a,c-diamide synthase, translated to MDAVTLPRLMISAAQKSSGKTTISLGLLSHLKSRGVAVRSFKKGPDYIDPMWHKLASGSECYNLDPYLMGQEGCLDSFFKNSRNGNSDFCLIEGNHGLHDGLSLDGSDSSAGLASMLKTPVLLVVDSRKTNRGVAALVMGMQAMQPQADIAGVILNQVQSARQAAKQKLAIEHYCKVPVFGAIPVDEELVIPERHLGLTTVGETADAAKFITGAAERLERYCDMAAIRALFSMASPIGMPPLETRGINPVARARVGVFRDAAFCFYYPDNLAALQEHGAELIFIDSMSESSLPDIDGLYLGGGFPESFFDAISSRRGLLRDVRERVKSGMPLYAECGGLIYLSRSAEYGGKRYDLAGVLPLDIGFQQRPAGHGYLDLRSSAESAWFKTGERIRAHEFHYSRPLLSSGACSYQFEVLRGYGVTGERDGAVDNHVFASFAHVHALSTPGWAPKFVSLASIYKDRCLSGWAVPPQRQD
- a CDS encoding TusE/DsrC/DsvC family sulfur relay protein translates to MAIVVNGVSCETDENGYLVNLEDWTEDVAKVLAEGEEIEMTEAHWDLVKFLRGYYDEYQIAPAVKVLTKAIAAEKDMDKKNASEFLYGLFPKGPGLQACKIAGLPKPTGCV
- the dsrA gene encoding dissimilatory-type sulfite reductase subunit alpha, with the protein product MDGAEGAASKEVHHCNECGAHSGEKFLNPTPMLDELEKGPWPSFISGFKELAERTKKPMLRGVMDQLEYSYNTKMGYWKGGLVTVDGYGAGIITRYSMIKDKFPEASEFHTMRIQPAPGLHYNTAMLRELCDIWEKYGSGLIALHGQTGDIMLQGIEQDKVQACFDELNQAGWDLGGAGAGMRTAVSCIGPGRCENACYDNLKLHLHALKHFVGVLHRPEWNYKLKFKFSGCPNDCTNSIMRSDLAVIGTWRDAIQVDRDEVKAWIEKKGVDALVNQVINHCPTKAISLKDGEMVIETRDCVRCMHCLNAMPKALSPGKDRGISLLMGGKNTLKVGVNMGSLIIPFMKMESEEDIEAFIEQIEAIIDWWDDSGLDHERIGETIERVGLKQFIEGIGLEADINMVSRPRDNPYFKARY
- the dsrB gene encoding dissimilatory-type sulfite reductase subunit beta, whose translation is MSSPEKKWKTVESGPHTYEEALHPVVRKNYGKWKYHEIPKPGVLVHVAESGDSLYTVRAGTPRQDTVDMIRRLCDIADKYCDGYLRFTVRNNVEFLTPKQENVEPMIRELESMGLPVGGTGMCVSSVSHTQGWLHCDIPATDASGVVKSMMDTLYAEFRGMQMPNKVRLSTSCCSINCGGQADIAVVVKHTRPPRVNHDHLAMICELPKAVARCPVAAIRPTVVNGKRSLMVDEEKCICCGACFGACPAMEINHPEHSKFAIWVGGKNSNARSKPSTMSIVAHNLPNNPPRWPEVTDAVGKILLAYKEGGRPWERIGEWINRIGWKRFFEETGLTFDEDMIDSYRHARTTFNQSAHVRF
- a CDS encoding NAD(P)-binding protein gives rise to the protein MKVESNPILDYALNYEFPEFTELQGTEKIVAFGDHSHKCPVYVRQVPPCSAECPAGEDIRGYQRFLNGVEKSEDPWKSAWETIVDTNPFPAVMGRICPHPCQGGCNRQYHDESVAINAVEQVVGNYGIEHNLQLPGPGEDTGKRVAVIGGGPAGLSAAYQLRRKGHAVTIFDANEKLGGMVLYGIMGYRVDRAVLEAEIQRIISLGVETKMGVRIGTDITLDQLEKEYDAVFVGIGAQVGRSLPITGSADTKGVTNAIDFLKNYEVEGDSIAVGKKVVVIGDGNVAMDVARLALRLGSEAVLISGVPREEMACFANEFDDAIREGSAIHYMTGTVEVLKGEEGVRGLLCSKMVKKEKGEEGWNSPIPFLRYKSTDETFEIPCDMVVAAIGQTTNMEGFESVAGDRPWLKVDRYFRLPGKENVFGGGDAIKVDLITTAVGHGRKAAMAIDAFVKGDSFAEQGYREVAKVQKQDILYFYHSPQAKRETIELENVVGNHQELLEALSREEAKAESERCMSCGLCFDCKQCVSFCPQEAVKRFRDNPPGEVVYTDYSKCVGCHICSLVCPSGYIQMGMGEGL
- the tusD gene encoding sulfurtransferase complex subunit TusD → MKIGILLKEGPYNHQASDTAYKFAEAAIKKGHTIDAVFLYNDGVGNVTKMMDPPQDDRNIAARWDALSKQHGVEILACIAASKRRGINDDVIIEGGTITGLGTLTDIAIRNDRLITFGD
- the tusC gene encoding sulfurtransferase complex subunit TusC, translated to MGNMDIEENTDIKKIMHVMRHAPHGTIYSYEGLEMILIMAAYEQDLSVVFIGDGIYALKKNQDTHAIGIKGFSKTFMALDGYDVEKLYVDRVSLEERGLTEDDLVVPVEVLTSAEIGGLMREQDVIIHH